The Novipirellula artificiosorum genome contains a region encoding:
- a CDS encoding PQQ-like beta-propeller repeat protein: protein MIVTFLLGLQVEASAQSAPQELKNNWPGFRGKHSGVLAADMIFPVAWNLQSGENILWKMPIDKHGMSSPIVWEKRIFITGADHQSRDVYCVDADTGKLAWKHAVSALPDAPADFVPPRVLEATGYAAPTMATNGRFVAAIFATGELVCLDINGERIWTKYLGVPNNHYGHASSLICDDERLYVQYDQKDNSKLLALNIATGELVWTAEREQMSWSSPILVDNAGRAELILTDSKFVVSYDPASGERYWRVECLSGEIASSATYSDGVVFVANEGAPATAIDISQHDQEPKILWQWDGDLPDTSSAVANKKFVLLPTAFGVVSCLDAKSGDVVWEHEFDHGFNSSPVLVSDRVYMIDLAGNAYVFKLGEEFELLGESKLGEPVYATPAFVGNRIFLRGLYHLFCIGEIQR from the coding sequence ATGATTGTCACGTTCCTGCTTGGGTTGCAAGTGGAAGCATCCGCGCAGTCGGCACCTCAGGAGCTGAAGAATAATTGGCCCGGCTTTCGCGGCAAACATTCAGGTGTGCTTGCTGCCGACATGATTTTCCCAGTGGCTTGGAACCTTCAAAGTGGCGAGAACATCCTTTGGAAGATGCCGATCGACAAACACGGAATGAGTTCGCCGATTGTTTGGGAGAAACGCATTTTCATCACTGGGGCGGACCACCAGTCTCGCGATGTCTATTGCGTTGACGCGGACACTGGCAAGCTGGCTTGGAAGCACGCGGTGTCCGCCCTTCCCGACGCGCCTGCCGACTTCGTGCCGCCTCGCGTCCTGGAAGCAACCGGCTACGCAGCACCGACGATGGCAACCAACGGTCGTTTCGTCGCGGCAATCTTTGCAACCGGTGAACTGGTTTGTCTCGACATCAATGGTGAACGAATTTGGACCAAGTATCTGGGAGTTCCCAATAATCACTACGGCCACGCTTCGTCGTTGATTTGCGATGACGAGCGACTGTACGTCCAATACGACCAAAAAGACAACTCGAAACTACTGGCACTGAACATCGCAACGGGCGAATTAGTGTGGACGGCTGAGCGTGAGCAGATGTCATGGTCGTCACCGATCCTGGTTGACAACGCCGGCAGAGCGGAGTTGATTTTAACAGATAGCAAATTCGTTGTCAGCTATGATCCTGCGTCGGGCGAGCGATATTGGCGCGTCGAATGTCTCAGCGGCGAAATTGCATCATCAGCCACTTATTCCGACGGAGTGGTTTTTGTCGCCAATGAGGGAGCACCAGCCACGGCGATTGACATCAGCCAACACGATCAAGAGCCTAAAATCCTTTGGCAGTGGGATGGTGACTTGCCGGATACGTCGAGTGCCGTTGCGAACAAGAAGTTTGTGCTACTTCCCACTGCGTTCGGCGTAGTCAGTTGCCTCGATGCCAAGAGCGGCGATGTAGTTTGGGAACATGAATTCGATCATGGGTTTAACAGTTCGCCCGTTTTGGTCAGCGACCGTGTTTATATGATTGACTTAGCTGGCAACGCATACGTTTTCAAACTTGGTGAAGAGTTCGAGTTGCTTGGCGAATCGAAGCTTGGAGAACCGGTATACGCGACGCCTGCTTTTGTGGGTAACCGAATTTTTCTCCGGGGACTCTATCACCTGTTTTGCATTGGTGAGATCCAAAGGTAG